A segment of the Anoplolepis gracilipes chromosome 14, ASM4749672v1, whole genome shotgun sequence genome:
TTCAAGGTACAATATCGCGAAAGGTTAGGCTTGATGAGACATGTGGTGACTGTATACTGTATACTGCCGTCCTCGCAATTCTGTAATTAGGTCGCCCGAATATGTTCCGCCACTAATAATCGTTTCCTATCGCGTGGTTTGGTAACAATGGTATTATCGATTGTTCATAGTCAATGGACCGTTGGCTGGATAACAATAAGCATTGAAAACCCGTCGATTAATGACAAGCCTTTGTTAAAATCGCCTTTTCATTTGCAGgatgttaaaaaaagtaacgcagggatgagattatattgcatttataattaatatacttaattaatatacttaattagaaaaaatttttcaaaatatatatacatatatggattGCGCGCGTTATTCGTACATTTTTGAAGCACTATTTaaatgaatcttttttttgtactCTATTCAAATCAATTGAAAAAAGTAGAAGATAGTTGACAATGAGtgataatttatgaatttttagtCTTTAAAGccaaagcattttttttagttgtacAAACATACcttgaaattgattttaatatatctattttttaaagagatgaCAGTTTATGTTTTAGTTatcacaataatttaaattattctagtaatatgtgataaaatatagaaataaaatttattacggtatattttttccaattcaaattttatgacaTTGTGTTTGCATTCTCTCCtcttttcagaataattaagtactaaagaatataatataattaatattttttttttgtattaggTGATAACTCCACTTCGGTCATTTCTCTGTGGTGAAAACAGACAAGACATGGAGGACTGGTTAAACACAACGTTAAGAACAGCGACGGAGAATCGACCTCAGGGTGATCCTGGAACTGCCGAGTTACTAGGAGGTAATCATCAGTGGTATGCGACTAATCATGCCAGACCTACCTATTGCAATGTTTGCAGAGATGCTCTGCACggtaagaaattatttctttgttgTAACAACatagtcaaataaaattatagtaaagtTACTTAAAAACATGGTGATTACAATATTGTTACAGGTGTTACTTCCCATGGTTTAAGTTGTGAAGTCTGTAAATACAAAGTACACAAGAGATGTAGCGCAAAAGCAATAAACAATTGCAAGTGGACCACTTTAGCATCCATTGGAAAAGATATCATTGAGGACCAAGATGGGGTTTgtctacataaaatttttatatataatttattaaaaatgtttttatataagaatttataatcaaataattttaattgtggatatacaatatttcaataatacgttatatataattctttgataaatatatcaagaatgtgtcttatataatacacgtatttcttaattgtattacattaatttccCTTGTAGAACATCACAATGCCACATCAGTGGATGGAGGGAAATTTACCAGTGTCctcaaaatgttttatttgtgaaaagaCATGTGGCTCTGTACTTAGgtacttatattataatacatttttacataagaAATAGACAATGTTTGATCACGCAAATATcgtttgtgtatatttataggCTTCAAGACTGGCGGTGTCTATGGTGCAGAGCAACTGTACACACAGCATGCAGACCTGCCATAAGTATCAAATGTCCATTAGGACCAGCTAAACTCAGTGTAGTGCCTCCTACGGCTTTGCATAGTATAGGTAATTATACTCTCTGTGTTACTTACAAgtgataattgtataattttatatgttaatgatttatatataatacatgcatAAAGagttacaagaaaattttattaccatAATAAAACTATGTGTATTGAATGATTATCAGGTAACGATGAAGCTTGGGAAGCTGTTAGACCTACGGGATGCAGTCCACTTTTAGTATTTGTAAACAGTAAATCTGGTGACAATCAAGGTGTTAAGTTTCTTAGGagatttaaacaattattgaatCCCGCACAAGTGTTCGACCTTATAAAAGGAGGACCAGGTCCAGGGTAagcttataatttttcaataacagTCAAtgatctaaaatttattattttttttatatctaactGCATATTTAagcatatattaaatgtacgaatcgtatcctttttttcttctagatTGAGACTGTTCCGTCATTTTGACCCGTTTCGGATACTAGTGTGCAGTGGAGATGGGTCAGTGGGATGGGTGCTTTCGGAAATTGACCGGCTCGGAATGCACGTGAGTATCTTATAATcgactttatttaattatctctttttagcGCATGACTTTTcagttcaattattttctctcgagTCTAATTATGCTCCATCTGTGCAAAACTGTATCTAAgcatatttaactttatttaagcatatttatttctttacacaGCGACTTAGCATAGTAAtacttttctatattattgtgtgtgcatgattataaattattaatttaaatacatgaaaatatagaaatgcaaaatagcattgtacattattttaacacaTGTATTTCTTTgtcaatacaatataatataaacagtaCTATGATATTCAGATCTACAATATTGCAGCTAATGGTATTAATCTTTTcgtattttcaattataaactGCATGGCGTGTctcttttatgattttattccAGATGAAACTGATGTGTGTGCTTTAGGCTTCTTTATGTGCGAAGTTTCCTTAACTTTATTTACAGACGGTAAGTGCAAAAATGCATGACTAATTCATCTATTCAATTTAGAGAGAAAATTCACTAtagaaaacattaattatttatatgtaacaaagatattcaaaattgtgttttcaaaatttacagaAGCAATGTCAGGTTGGAGTACTACCATTAGGAACGGGAAACGATTTGGCGCGTGTATTAGGGTGGGGAGCATCGTGCGACGATGACACGCATTTACCTCAGCTATTGGAAAAGTACGAAAAAGCGGGCACAAAAATGCTGGATCGATGGAGCATTATGACGTTCGAACGCAGCATATCTCTGCCATGTCACAAAGTGACTCTGCAACAGCCCGAGCCGGTTATAAAATCGAGTGTAGCTCATCAGTATGAGGACAATGTTCTTGCTCATATAACAAACATTTTGCAATCCGATCAAGAGAGTGTAGTTATATCTAGTGCCaagtaagtaatttttatcatatgagTGTATGCAATTGTAAAAtgatgcaaaatttttaagctATGCTGAAtctgagattttatttttgcagagTTTTATGCGAAACAGTGAAAGATTTTGCATCACACATACTGGAAGCCAGTCTAAACACAGGGGACCAACAATTGGGAGAAAAATGTGAAACGCTTCAGCAAAAACTTGACttattattgcaaacattATCAAAAGAAGAAAGCTACTTGTCCGATAACGCGGAAGAAACTGACATTGGCACTCTAAACACCGAAACTTTGAACAGTAACCAAGAGAAAGGTGCTTTAGAAAAACCagagaaagaaattacaaatttaaaaaaagtcagAAAAAGAAGATGTTACATGGAGAGAGATGCTGTAATGTCTAGGTATACACATAAcgcacattaataataatattgtattaaaatatagaattagagaaatatattttaatgcctTTTAGAGCAAATAGTTTGAAAAGAGCTATCAGGAGATTAGTGGAACATACTGAATCAGCCGTCGATGAACAAAACGATCCCTCGGACGAGAAGCATGGTAACAAGATGCCAAACATTACTATAACATCCGATAATTCTCCGATGAATATTGCGATAAGTAAGTTTGTTAGTTTATGATAAGGATAACGATTCTttgcattctttttttaacttgtacaatgaataatttagataaaaaacaaCATTTGGATATATCTGGCTTTTTACAAACAGACCAGGCATCCGACAATATCAGTTTAATGCCAACTCTAGAATCCGGTAGCAGTGTAGAAATGTCACCTTGCCCGAGTCCTACTCCTAACGTGGCGTCTTTGAGTCCGATGCCGGATTTAAGAAGAGATTCGCAACCCGAAGAATTACTCACTCTTCCTGCACCTGACGGTTTCGCTGACAGTAGACGAAACAGCGAAAACATGCCGCAAGGGTAACTTTTTCTAATTCAATTTGAACTCGACAGCGCATCATCATATTATCTAGattgttaaaattacatatatctcgatttaattttagagTTTTCAGTTTTGACTCGCCCGCAGCACAGACAGCTAGTCAACAAGACAGCTGTCAACAAGAAGCGCAAATAACTATTACTAACGATAATTTCCTGTCGTCTGAACGCACGCAGATAGAAATTGTCTCCGACGTCCCAGTCACCACCGTGACAAAGACCACTTTAGACACAAGTACACCATCAGACGACGCGACCATACAAGATACTATCGTTTCTCCTGACACAGATTCGCTTCATTCTAGAAATATCTCACCAGAGCACGCGCAAAAACCCGCGAAAGACAAATTGGAACCCAGAGGTAGTTGTACCAACAGCATCGTCAGTACAGATAGCATAGTTTCTGAAACATTGGATTCCAAGAGTTACACCGTTCGAAATAGCGAAAGTGAAATCGGTAGGTGGATTCTTTGCCAATATGAAGCGTTGTAAAAGCGCTTGCTTTGCATGTATGTCCTCtctaattattagataatttctCTGACACTTTTTAGGACATATAGACAGCGATATTTTCGATTCCACCAAGAGATCGGAAAGTTCGGAGATCGGGCACATTGATTCGCCAGATAATTCCGACATGCTTTCTACGGAGACTCAACACTCGGAAAGCGGTTTGGAGGATTTGAGCTCCCTCGGACAGGATGTGATCAGCGCGATAATGGGCGAGAAGTACGATTCTGTCAGAGAGGGCTTAGAGATCGAAGAACCACGAAGATCTTGCGGTTTAGCCCAATTTAACGAAGGCAACGACATCGGGAAACagtctttcaaaaaaaatataaagatggaTAAAGAGGTGAAGAACATTAAAAAGATGTTTAggtttcttttgtaaaattgaacgtaaaattaatttatcaattaatgtatctttttttattagcagggaatgctaaataaatataaaacggaTGGTTTGACGACATGCTTACGTGTGTCGGGAACTAAATCGATACAACCTATAGAAACAAATATAGTATCTGTCAAGTACGGCAACATTGAAAAGGAGAAAATGTCTGATTTGCTGAGTCCGGTATGCTGTTTCACCGTCTCGTCGGACAACACGCAGGCTAACGAAAAGTGCTCTATAAACTTTCCGCCGCAGATTAGCGTTATCATTGATCCACCAAGCCCGTCATTGTCGATTGAGAGCCATCACAAACTTAATTTGGATTACAACCTAGATCCTCATGACAAACAATATAGTAGTGGCAGTAGTATGGAGAGATGTAAGTTCAATCTCAGTTGATATATCATCAACatgataattacatattttagtcACGTTTTTATATGACGCAGTAAGCGTGGAACTGCCTGATACGGGTTTTTCTCCGCAAGCTACACGGCGTATTAGTAGCGGCAGCTTGTTGAAGGCATCGGAAGTTGTGTCGTTGGCGGCCACTACTGCTCGTTTAGGTGGTTCGAGCATGAGCTTGCGCCACGAAAGAGCGAAATCTGTTGATAAAACGGAGGATGTAAAGAAACTTCCGATAATAAATCCATTGGTCCGATTGCCAATGTGGCCAAGTAAGCCGAAGATacaatatcgaaatataatctttcctacactgtataattatttgttttttataaacgtACTTTCAGATGTAAGCGGTGGAGCTGGTCTTATCAGTCAAGCGTTGCTAGCAAATGCGGATGCTCTATGTGCGGCGGTATCGCCATTAATGGATCCGGATGAATCATTGATGTAAGTTGTACGTGTTATCATGTAATCACGACGTGAtcgattcaattttattttgaatccTACAGGGAAGGCTATTTCGAACGGTGCGTCATGAACAATTATTTTGGGATTGGCATAGACGCGAAGATCAGTCTCGATTTTCATAACAAGAGGGAGGAGCATCCTGAAAAATGTCGATCGCGCGCTAAGAATTACATGTGGTACGGTGTCTTAGGATCCAAACAATGGTTACAAAAGACTTATAAGAATCTCGAGCAAAGAGTGCAGTTGGAATGTGACGGTCAAAGGATACCGTTACCTTCTCTACAAGGAATCGTCGTGTTAAATATACCAAGGTACTTGCGAGAAAAGAGTAATAGATACAtctatgtacaatttttaatatgaaattttcttcttgaaTGACAGCTTTATGGGCGGTACGAACTTCTGGGGTGGTTCGAAAGAAGGAGATTTATTTCTGGCACCATCGTTCGATGATCGCATACTGGAAGTGGTGGCGGTTTTTGGGTCCGTTCAAATGGCCGCTTCGCGGCTCATTAACTTGCAGCATCATAGGATAGCTCAGTGCCAGACAGTCCAGATTAATATCCTGGGTGAGGAAGGTGTTCCGATACAAGTCGACGGTGAGGCTTGGGTTCAACCACCCGGTATTATAAGGATTATACACAAGAATCGCATGCAAATGCTTTATAGAAATAGAGTAAGTATCTTTGCAGTTGtttctcaatatataaaaataatttcggtTGGCacttataattgaaaatattttacatctcAGGCGCTTGAGACTTCGCTGAGAGCGTGGGAAGAGAAACAACGCCACACGTTAAGCGCCGTAACTCAATCCACTTCTACTCTAAGCAGTACATCGCAATCGCAGTCTAGAGCGCATTTACAGATATGTAATAAGCCGCCTCAATTGACTGATGAGGAGCTCGCTAttctattcaattttattgaagCGGCAACGACTTTAGTCAAATGGGTAAAACTACTGTTTATATCACATCCGAGTCTAGAACCAGATCTGTATCAAGTCGCCTCGCGCACAGGAAATGTGCTTGAACAAGTACATCCGGACGGTAAAATCTTACAAGGGGTACGTGAtgtaatttaagtaaaaattcgagaaatagaaagatatattatgataaatcttCTTGCTTatacttgtttatttattaatagatgaGTTTGAGACCTGTAGTAACTGAATTGGTATCAAGTTCGAGACAATTGTATGAAGAATCTTGCGAGTTACTGCGCGATAAAGCTCACAATTTGGTGGGTATATTAAATGGTATATTAAATGGTGGttattttattgtgttatatatcaataagtttattaaattgatatttatatttttatgtttaaatccAGAGATTACGAGAAGATTTAGAAAACAAGCTATCTATGGCTTTAGCTAATATGGAACAGGAATTACGAAAGTGTACTTTTGACGAAGGAGGGACAGGACTGGTTTACTTGCAAAACTTTCCCGCAGACGATCAGGTATAGTTCTTTCTTATGCTTTATGCAATGCTGTTcgagaacaattttttaaaaatatgagctataaaataaactctaTTCTCATGTTTctgtatttcatatattttgcattgtgATAAACAgtttatattttgtgatatttattatacatttaattgggataacacaatatatactcgttaaattaatatatatatatatatatatatataaagaaaactttgtttctcataaatatttaatgctttgttgaaattgaatttagagaattatatttatatgtatatttatatatactttgggAGATACAAGATTTTTCTACTTACATTCGTAGCACTTCATTTTTCACGAAATTACTGAAATCGAGCGAAGCACATTAATACATCATTCAGATTGAcaataaaatctttctttattatatcatattttactcATGTTCGATATTTCATCTcgttaaagtatattttgagAGACTCGTTCAACGGTAATAAATAGTAGGAAACTAGTAAGTCTTTGTAAAGttggatataatattatgaaagcACCTCTCTTTACAAACATTAAACACgagaatatttacaattttctcCTTCTCGAGAAAACTTTACAATtcattttatgcatataaatgtTGTTTACaaacgataattaataaattatcccATGCTTTATTTCGGATTGATTGAGTGCTCAATCCCACTGCTGGTAATACGCTTTTACGTCTTAATGCTTATGACGTTAGAGAAATTAGAACTAGCATTTAGAGACTTAGTTTTGCAATGTAGCGAGATATGGTGCagattatttttgtacacatgtgtatgtgtgcgtgcatgTTATATCTGCTGAGAGATGGATTGCTccgtttaaatgttttttatttacctATCTATATGCTTATGATTCTAGTTTCTCTTCCTATTATAATCAACAGCGAAAcacgtgatatatatattgtgcgaTATTTAGCGATTTTAGTCGACGCTGCGCATCTATTTCAGTTTATATTAGCTATTAGCAGAAGCAACAGAATGCACCATTTAACTTTTGCTTTTGTCATCGCGCGCTTCCGCTATTTCTCATGATTTCGTTGAGAAGTCTTTGCACCCTGTTTAATTAGCACTGTAACAATGAGAGGGGAACTTTCGTGATTTTATACGAGCCTCATGAGAGATGTATCTTTTGTAGCggatgtatatgtgtgtgaatCTCGTTGAATTATatagcaataaatatataatggaatATATTCTCATGtctctctcttattatatacatatatattgtataccgGAAATGTATTTGCGCGAATATACTTGAAACCATTTGATCGCGAAACGTAAACGaccataataataacaatgtaaTAGACCATTCGAGAGCTACCCTGTGTGCTTGACGAATCCCACAAAATCCTAAATGCAATTCGCCATCTGTGCATATGACTAGCATGTCTCTAACGAATGTCGTACATAAGATAGCGTGCCGCTTTATCACTAATCTGACTAACACCGTGTACTAACCGGCGTCTCGAACTCTGGATCTGCAGggggataaaaaaaatcgtcatCGAGGGTTGTTCTGGTTAAAGTTCCGTCGTTTCGGCGCCGGCAACTCGGGCGCCGCGGGTCATCCGGCGCGAGATCAAGTTACCACGTGGGGCGTGCAGGAGGTGTGCACCTGGTTAGAGAATCTGCAATTGGGAGAGTACGCCGACAGATTCGTGTCCCACGACATACGCGGCAGGGAACTGCTAACGCTAGCCCGTCGTGATCTAAAGGAGCTAGGCATCACCAAGGTGGGGCACGTTAAACGCATCTTACAAGCCATCCATGACCTCAACAATTGAATTTACACGTTCACGTAGAAACGTTAAATTTTGCACGTTCCGGAGCAAAGAATACGACCGCGTAAGTAGTTAGATACTTAAATAGTGTTTGACACAGTAGCAAAGGAGAGTATATCTTCGACGCATCATTccaaactaaaaatatatgcaactaTAGTAAATCGATAGCagagaagataaaatttagatttggATATTTGACAAAAAGAGCCTTCATAATAATTCGTAGAACAAGATagatagattattatattcctaaaacgttaattaaaatgtccaATTTCCGACACACATACGCGAATGacatcatattaaaataataaaaaaaaaaaaaaaaaaaaaaaaaaaaagaaaatgttaagcgataaaaattactatggagTTAAATCCTTTAACATTGTCGTTACAGAAGGAAACCACTTTTTGCCTGTGCCAAATGTTTATTCTAtacttgaaattataataaaaggagGCAAAGAAGTGAATTTGTTGTCTCATCGACAAATTTACAAtgcaattctatttatatatacatgcatacatacatacacacacacacacacgcacacgtacacatatattatatatatagtacaaaaTATGAGATATGTCACATCTCCCAAGGGGATGAATTTTACTTCACTCTCTCTTACCGAGGCAATCCATGACGAAAAAGGTCTCGTgtaaattacacacacatacgcatacGGAATAGATAATTCTtgtaaaatagtaaattttttacattacagaCTATTATACTAGAATAAAAAACTTACATCTCGaacatacatatttagcaCCTTCTAGCGTGTATTTCTCGTTTGAAATTTATGAATCTTACGCGCGGCATAAGTATCTTAAATCTGCGAATACCTTGTTGGAGAAGTGTTTCCTATATTGTCTTTgacgtataaaaattaattatattacatctgtaaatttttaactctttTGGTCAATTTATTCTGATTGTCTTTTACATATACCTTGGTCGAGCTACCGATATGTAGtgtgcaatataaatatatatacataacgaatgtataaatatcttgtaattatatacacaaatttgTGACTTTTTCGATTGTTTGATgacgttaataattaatttgaaaagcaATGTCTGGGCCAAGATGTACATGAAAGTGATTCTACATATATCTCTTCTTATGGCAATAAACACGATAATTAAGGGAAGACCTAGAGATGCAAAATGCATACATTATAGTAGTTCTAACAGatcattatgtatgtatataaaaatactttcttcTTCCGGGTTTGTAGGTCACAACTTGGAGATAGCTCTTGCTTGTGAGCTTCTTGCCTTAATAAAGCTAGTCTTCATTTTCTTAATCCCTAATCTcagttacaaatatttatctatttttatataattatttttaaatgtgacatacatatatatatgtacgccacatttatcatatatatattatttgcataatctTCTATCAgcataataatcaaatattgctCATATTGATAAGGGGATGcaatttgtttgtttttttttttctcgacaatCGTTTCTTGACCCGTCTTCGTTTTGTTATTAtgtgataattgaaaaatttcgagAAAGATATTTGTATTGTAGTTTTAGAGAGTATTATACTTACTTCTCATAtacacagagaaagagagagagagagagagagagaga
Coding sequences within it:
- the LOC140673266 gene encoding diacylglycerol kinase eta isoform X6, yielding MSKQRKARSRFKVITPLRSFLCGENRQDMEDWLNTTLRTATENRPQGDPGTAELLGGNHQWYATNHARPTYCNVCRDALHGVTSHGLSCEVCKYKVHKRCSAKAINNCKWTTLASIGKDIIEDQDGNITMPHQWMEGNLPVSSKCFICEKTCGSVLRLQDWRCLWCRATVHTACRPAISIKCPLGPAKLSVVPPTALHSIGNDEAWEAVRPTGCSPLLVFVNSKSGDNQGVKFLRRFKQLLNPAQVFDLIKGGPGPGLRLFRHFDPFRILVCSGDGSVGWVLSEIDRLGMHKQCQVGVLPLGTGNDLARVLGWGASCDDDTHLPQLLEKYEKAGTKMLDRWSIMTFERSISLPCHKVTLQQPEPVIKSSVAHQYEDNVLAHITNILQSDQESVVISSAKVLCETVKDFASHILEASLNTGDQQLGEKCETLQQKLDLLLQTLSKEESYLSDNAEETDIGTLNTETLNSNQEKGALEKPEKEITNLKKVRKRRCYMERDAVMSRANSLKRAIRRLVEHTESAVDEQNDPSDEKHGNKMPNITITSDNSPMNIAINQASDNISLMPTLESGSSVEMSPCPSPTPNVASLSPMPDLRRDSQPEELLTLPAPDGFADSRRNSENMPQGVFSFDSPAAQTASQQDSCQQEAQITITNDNFLSSERTQIEIVSDVPVTTVTKTTLDTSTPSDDATIQDTIVSPDTDSLHSRNISPEHAQKPAKDKLEPRGSCTNSIVSTDSIVSETLDSKSYTVRNSESEIGHIDSDIFDSTKRSESSEIGHIDSPDNSDMLSTETQHSESGLEDLSSLGQDVISAIMGEKYDSVREGLEIEEPRRSCGLAQFNEGNDIGKQSFKKNIKMDKEGMLNKYKTDGLTTCLRVSGTKSIQPIETNIVSVKYGNIEKEKMSDLLSPVCCFTVSSDNTQANEKCSINFPPQISVIIDPPSPSLSIESHHKLNLDYNLDPHDKQYSSGSSMERLSVELPDTGFSPQATRRISSGSLLKASEVVSLAATTARLGGSSMSLRHERAKSVDKTEDVKKLPIINPLVRLPMWPNVSGGAGLISQALLANADALCAAVSPLMDPDESLMEGYFERCVMNNYFGIGIDAKISLDFHNKREEHPEKCRSRAKNYMWYGVLGSKQWLQKTYKNLEQRVQLECDGQRIPLPSLQGIVVLNIPSFMGGTNFWGGSKEGDLFLAPSFDDRILEVVAVFGSVQMAASRLINLQHHRIAQCQTVQINILGEEGVPIQVDGEAWVQPPGIIRIIHKNRMQMLYRNRALETSLRAWEEKQRHTLSAVTQSTSTLSSTSQSQSRAHLQICNKPPQLTDEELAILFNFIEAATTLVKWVKLLFISHPSLEPDLYQVASRTGNVLEQVHPDGKILQGMSLRPVVTELVSSSRQLYEESCELLRDKAHNLRLREDLENKLSMALANMEQELRKCTFDEGGTGLVYLQNFPADDQGDKKNRHRGLFWLKFRRFGAGNSGAAGHPARDQVTTWGVQEVCTWLENLQLGEYADRFVSHDIRGRELLTLARRDLKELGITKVGHVKRILQAIHDLNN
- the LOC140673266 gene encoding diacylglycerol kinase eta isoform X2, which gives rise to MSKQRKARSRFKVITPLRSFLCGENRQDMEDWLNTTLRTATENRPQGDPGTAELLGGNHQWYATNHARPTYCNVCRDALHGVTSHGLSCEVCKYKVHKRCSAKAINNCKWTTLASIGKDIIEDQDGNITMPHQWMEGNLPVSSKCFICEKTCGSVLRLQDWRCLWCRATVHTACRPAISIKCPLGPAKLSVVPPTALHSIGNDEAWEAVRPTGCSPLLVFVNSKSGDNQGVKFLRRFKQLLNPAQVFDLIKGGPGPGLRLFRHFDPFRILVCSGDGSVGWVLSEIDRLGMHKQCQVGVLPLGTGNDLARVLGWGASCDDDTHLPQLLEKYEKAGTKMLDRWSIMTFERSISLPCHKVTLQQPEPVIKSSVAHQYEDNVLAHITNILQSDQESVVISSAKVLCETVKDFASHILEASLNTGDQQLGEKCETLQQKLDLLLQTLSKEESYLSDNAEETDIGTLNTETLNSNQEKGALEKPEKEITNLKKVRKRRCYMERDAVMSRANSLKRAIRRLVEHTESAVDEQNDPSDEKHGNKMPNITITSDNSPMNIAINKKQHLDISGFLQTDQASDNISLMPTLESGSSVEMSPCPSPTPNVASLSPMPDLRRDSQPEELLTLPAPDGFADSRRNSENMPQGVFSFDSPAAQTASQQDSCQQEAQITITNDNFLSSERTQIEIVSDVPVTTVTKTTLDTSTPSDDATIQDTIVSPDTDSLHSRNISPEHAQKPAKDKLEPRGSCTNSIVSTDSIVSETLDSKSYTVRNSESEIGHIDSDIFDSTKRSESSEIGHIDSPDNSDMLSTETQHSESGLEDLSSLGQDVISAIMGEKYDSVREGLEIEEPRRSCGLAQFNEGNDIGKQSFKKNIKMDKEGMLNKYKTDGLTTCLRVSGTKSIQPIETNIVSVKYGNIEKEKMSDLLSPVCCFTVSSDNTQANEKCSINFPPQISVIIDPPSPSLSIESHHKLNLDYNLDPHDKQYSSGSSMERLSVELPDTGFSPQATRRISSGSLLKASEVVSLAATTARLGGSSMSLRHERAKSVDKTEDVKKLPIINPLVRLPMWPNVSGGAGLISQALLANADALCAAVSPLMDPDESLMEGYFERCVMNNYFGIGIDAKISLDFHNKREEHPEKCRSRAKNYMWYGVLGSKQWLQKTYKNLEQRVQLECDGQRIPLPSLQGIVVLNIPSFMGGTNFWGGSKEGDLFLAPSFDDRILEVVAVFGSVQMAASRLINLQHHRIAQCQTVQINILGEEGVPIQVDGEAWVQPPGIIRIIHKNRMQMLYRNRALETSLRAWEEKQRHTLSAVTQSTSTLSSTSQSQSRAHLQICNKPPQLTDEELAILFNFIEAATTLVKWVKLLFISHPSLEPDLYQVASRTGNVLEQVHPDGKILQGMSLRPVVTELVSSSRQLYEESCELLRDKAHNLRLREDLENKLSMALANMEQELRKCTFDEGGTGLVYLQNFPADDQGDKKNRHRGLFWLKFRRFGAGNSGAAGHPARDQVTTWGVQEVCTWLENLQLGEYADRFVSHDIRGRELLTLARRDLKELGITKVGHVKRILQAIHDLNN
- the LOC140673266 gene encoding diacylglycerol kinase eta isoform X4, with translation MSKQRKARSRFKVITPLRSFLCGENRQDMEDWLNTTLRTATENRPQGDPGTAELLGGNHQWYATNHARPTYCNVCRDALHGVTSHGLSCEVCKYKVHKRCSAKAINNCKWTTLASIGKDIIEDQDGNITMPHQWMEGNLPVSSKCFICEKTCGSVLRLQDWRCLWCRATVHTACRPAISIKCPLGPAKLSVVPPTALHSIGNDEAWEAVRPTGCSPLLVFVNSKSGDNQGVKFLRRFKQLLNPAQVFDLIKGGPGPGLRLFRHFDPFRILVCSGDGSVGWVLSEIDRLGMHKQCQVGVLPLGTGNDLARVLGWGASCDDDTHLPQLLEKYEKAGTKMLDRWSIMTFERSISLPCHKVTLQQPEPVIKSSVAHQYEDNVLAHITNILQSDQESVVISSAKVLCETVKDFASHILEASLNTGDQQLGEKCETLQQKLDLLLQTLSKEESYLSDNAEETDIGTLNTETLNSNQEKGALEKPEKEITNLKKVRKRRCYMERDAVMSRANSLKRAIRRLVEHTESAVDEQNDPSDEKHGNKMPNITITSDNSPMNIAINQASDNISLMPTLESGSSVEMSPCPSPTPNVASLSPMPDLRRDSQPEELLTLPAPDGFADSRRNSENMPQGVFSFDSPAAQTASQQDSCQQEAQITITNDNFLSSERTQIEIVSDVPVTTVTKTTLDTSTPSDDATIQDTIVSPDTDSLHSRNISPEHAQKPAKDKLEPRGSCTNSIVSTDSIVSETLDSKSYTVRNSESEIGHIDSDIFDSTKRSESSEIGHIDSPDNSDMLSTETQHSESGLEDLSSLGQDVISAIMGEKYDSVREGLEIEEPRRSCGLAQFNEGNDIGKQSFKKNIKMDKEQGMLNKYKTDGLTTCLRVSGTKSIQPIETNIVSVKYGNIEKEKMSDLLSPVCCFTVSSDNTQANEKCSINFPPQISVIIDPPSPSLSIESHHKLNLDYNLDPHDKQYSSGSSMERLSVELPDTGFSPQATRRISSGSLLKASEVVSLAATTARLGGSSMSLRHERAKSVDKTEDVKKLPIINPLVRLPMWPNVSGGAGLISQALLANADALCAAVSPLMDPDESLMEGYFERCVMNNYFGIGIDAKISLDFHNKREEHPEKCRSRAKNYMWYGVLGSKQWLQKTYKNLEQRVQLECDGQRIPLPSLQGIVVLNIPSFMGGTNFWGGSKEGDLFLAPSFDDRILEVVAVFGSVQMAASRLINLQHHRIAQCQTVQINILGEEGVPIQVDGEAWVQPPGIIRIIHKNRMQMLYRNRALETSLRAWEEKQRHTLSAVTQSTSTLSSTSQSQSRAHLQICNKPPQLTDEELAILFNFIEAATTLVKWVKLLFISHPSLEPDLYQVASRTGNVLEQVHPDGKILQGMSLRPVVTELVSSSRQLYEESCELLRDKAHNLRLREDLENKLSMALANMEQELRKCTFDEGGTGLVYLQNFPADDQGDKKNRHRGLFWLKFRRFGAGNSGAAGHPARDQVTTWGVQEVCTWLENLQLGEYADRFVSHDIRGRELLTLARRDLKELGITKVGHVKRILQAIHDLNN